From a single Acidobacteriota bacterium genomic region:
- a CDS encoding Xaa-Pro peptidase family protein, which yields MYKEKIQQAIGILREKDVDMWLIFLRESETNHDPAIDLILGTSCTWASAFIITAQGKTIAIVGSLDKANIESKGLYLEVIGYVGSIREPLLETIDKINPNKIAINFSKNDVMSDGLTHGMYLMLKEYLEGSPFADRIISSEKIISALRGRKSPAELQRIRAVCSLTEVMFDQVTSFLKAGQTEAEIAAFLVDQAKKAGVELAWDPGHCPSVFSGPETAGAHFGPTERKTEKGHIMNIDFGIRKNDFCSDMQRTWYFLREGEKEIPSEVLKAFHAVRDAIQKAAEFIKPGVEGWQVDDVARSHITSLGYEGYPHALGHQIGRKAHDGAGLLCPRWERYGTLPFEKVEEGQVYTLEPRVTCQGHGIATMEEVIVVTKDGCEFLSHPQKDLWLIK from the coding sequence ATGTACAAAGAAAAAATTCAGCAGGCAATCGGGATCCTGCGTGAGAAAGATGTGGATATGTGGCTGATCTTCCTGAGGGAGAGTGAAACGAACCACGATCCAGCAATCGATCTCATTCTCGGGACCTCCTGCACCTGGGCCTCGGCCTTTATCATCACGGCTCAGGGGAAGACTATCGCCATCGTCGGAAGCCTCGACAAGGCGAACATTGAATCCAAGGGACTGTACTTGGAAGTCATCGGCTATGTCGGCTCGATCAGGGAACCGCTCCTGGAAACAATCGATAAGATTAACCCCAACAAAATAGCTATAAACTTTTCGAAAAACGACGTCATGTCGGACGGGCTGACGCATGGGATGTATCTCATGCTGAAAGAATATCTGGAAGGCTCTCCCTTTGCGGACAGGATCATCTCTTCTGAAAAGATCATCTCCGCCCTGAGGGGGCGAAAATCGCCCGCAGAGCTTCAGAGGATCCGTGCGGTCTGCAGCTTGACTGAAGTGATGTTCGATCAGGTCACATCCTTCCTGAAAGCCGGACAGACGGAAGCGGAGATCGCAGCTTTCCTCGTCGATCAGGCAAAAAAAGCCGGAGTCGAACTTGCCTGGGATCCCGGCCATTGTCCTTCCGTTTTCAGCGGACCGGAAACTGCTGGGGCGCACTTCGGGCCGACGGAGAGGAAAACGGAGAAGGGGCACATCATGAACATCGACTTCGGCATCCGGAAGAACGATTTCTGTTCTGACATGCAGAGAACCTGGTACTTTCTGAGGGAGGGAGAAAAGGAAATTCCGTCGGAAGTTCTGAAGGCCTTCCATGCTGTCCGGGACGCCATCCAGAAGGCTGCCGAGTTCATCAAGCCCGGTGTGGAAGGGTGGCAGGTGGACGATGTAGCGAGAAGTCATATCACATCGCTCGGGTACGAAGGGTATCCCCATGCCCTCGGACACCAGATAGGAAGGAAAGCCCACGACGGCGCAGGGCTTCTCTGCCCGAGGTGGGAAAGGTACGGCACGCTTCCCTTCGAGAAAGTCGAGGAAGGTCAGGTCTACACGCTGGAACCCCGCGTGACCTGCCAGGGGCACGGGATCGCCACGATGGAAGAGGTAATCGTCGTCACGAAGGACGGCTGCGAATTCCTCTCCCACCCCCAGAAAGACCTCTGGCTGATCAAATAA
- a CDS encoding carbon-nitrogen hydrolase family protein, which translates to MIKVAAIQMNSTDKRDLNIEKAERFIKQASSGGAELIALPEYFSYLSSEGEEIPYAEPIGGELIERMRNLAKDLGIFLLCGSIPEKIKRSKKIYNTSVLIDPKGKSIGVYRKIHLFNINIKGKAAFQESNYYEGGKDVVLVKTDKGKWGMTICYDLRFPELFRSLTLKGAEIIFVPSAFTSYTGMFHWMALLRARAIENQVYIVAPAQAGRHSEKRSSYGHSAIIDPWGKVVALLQDGEGVVTARLDFQYLKRVRNSFPCLEHITRKLIPRRWH; encoded by the coding sequence ATGATCAAGGTTGCTGCCATTCAGATGAACTCCACAGATAAAAGAGACCTGAACATCGAAAAGGCGGAAAGATTTATCAAGCAGGCTTCCTCCGGAGGAGCAGAGCTCATTGCACTTCCGGAATACTTCTCGTATCTGAGCTCCGAAGGAGAAGAGATTCCCTATGCCGAACCGATCGGCGGAGAGTTGATAGAAAGAATGAGGAATCTGGCAAAGGACCTCGGGATCTTCCTGCTATGCGGCAGCATTCCGGAGAAGATCAAGAGAAGCAAGAAGATTTACAATACGAGCGTCCTGATCGATCCGAAAGGGAAGAGCATAGGCGTTTACAGAAAGATCCACCTGTTTAACATCAACATTAAGGGGAAGGCAGCCTTTCAGGAATCCAACTACTATGAGGGGGGAAAGGACGTCGTACTCGTGAAGACGGATAAGGGAAAATGGGGGATGACCATCTGTTACGATCTGCGATTTCCGGAGTTGTTTAGGAGCCTGACCCTGAAGGGTGCGGAGATCATCTTCGTTCCTTCTGCCTTCACCTCCTATACCGGGATGTTCCACTGGATGGCGCTCCTGAGAGCAAGAGCTATTGAGAATCAGGTTTACATCGTGGCACCAGCCCAGGCGGGTAGGCACAGCGAGAAAAGGTCGAGCTATGGGCACAGCGCCATCATCGATCCCTGGGGAAAGGTCGTAGCTCTCCTTCAGGATGGGGAAGGAGTCGTTACAGCCAGACTTGACTTTCAGTACCTGAAGAGAGTGAGGAACAGCTTCCCCTGCCTGGAGCATATCACCCGTAAACTCATCCCCCGTCGCTGGCACTGA
- a CDS encoding oligopeptide transporter, OPT family has translation MEPSNKKVLPPNAYTELKPGERYIPVVPAEKLVPEITNRSVLFGVLMAVIFSFSAAYLGLKVGQVFEAAIPIAILAVGLSNIFARKNTILENVIIQSIGAASGVVVAGGIFVIPAFYILGMDKDISLLETFLSAFLGGSIGILFLIPLRRYFCVEEHGRLPFPEATATTEILVTGETGGAQAKVLVWSMVIGGIYDFIADVLYGWNFHLESKKIFAGLGQFLAEKYRMVLKLDALTAILGLGYIIGLRYSSIIVAGSFLSFLIFVPAVFFFGQHLGDTIIAPGTKAIAMMTEREIFSAYVQKIGIGAIACAGIIGIIKSAKIIVSSFAVGFKEMFGTSHAGATIRTDRDISMKLIISLVGIFLLSILVFFTFVTKAFSVAIVGLIIVVILAFLFTTVAARAIAIVGTNPVSGMTLITLIITSLILSMIIPEGSGTKGMIIALIMGCVVCTALSMAGGFITDLKIGYWLGATPQNQQRWKFLGTVVSALCVSLAILVINKAYGFAIMEGGALVPNPNVPAPQGNLMATIIQSLMDPNQQQPWLLYGIGALIAVILEMSKVPPLPFALGMYLPIQLTTPLFVGGFLAWLVETSSKKKDVSDARRDTGILITSGFIAGGALMGMLGAVLNLDWLKERILQYISIGMNYTWQTRTIGGETMQKLVEDVPRAYYQHWGQWIGLIMLIVICVFVYYYSKHAAKE, from the coding sequence ATGGAGCCGTCCAATAAGAAAGTTCTTCCACCGAATGCCTATACTGAACTGAAGCCTGGCGAAAGATACATCCCGGTCGTTCCCGCTGAGAAGCTCGTGCCGGAGATAACTAATCGTTCCGTCCTCTTCGGCGTCTTGATGGCCGTCATATTTTCCTTTTCCGCTGCTTACCTGGGATTGAAGGTCGGACAGGTATTCGAGGCCGCCATACCGATTGCCATCCTCGCCGTCGGGCTATCCAACATCTTTGCAAGAAAGAACACAATCCTCGAGAATGTCATCATCCAGTCCATAGGTGCGGCTTCCGGAGTAGTCGTGGCAGGAGGGATCTTCGTCATTCCCGCTTTCTACATACTGGGGATGGATAAGGATATCTCGCTTCTGGAGACGTTCCTCTCCGCTTTCCTCGGCGGCAGCATCGGGATCCTCTTCCTCATCCCGCTGAGGAGGTACTTCTGCGTCGAAGAGCACGGGAGGCTCCCATTCCCGGAAGCGACGGCTACGACTGAGATCCTGGTTACCGGCGAAACGGGGGGAGCCCAGGCGAAAGTTCTCGTCTGGAGCATGGTCATCGGCGGCATCTATGATTTTATCGCCGATGTCCTTTACGGCTGGAACTTTCACCTGGAATCGAAGAAGATCTTCGCGGGGTTAGGGCAATTCCTCGCCGAGAAGTACCGGATGGTTCTCAAACTGGATGCGCTGACCGCCATCCTCGGGCTCGGCTACATCATCGGCCTGAGATACTCCTCGATTATAGTGGCGGGAAGCTTCCTCTCCTTTCTTATCTTCGTGCCGGCCGTTTTCTTCTTCGGACAACACCTTGGCGATACCATCATCGCTCCGGGAACGAAAGCCATCGCCATGATGACCGAGAGGGAGATCTTCTCCGCATATGTCCAGAAGATCGGGATCGGCGCCATTGCCTGCGCCGGGATTATCGGCATCATCAAATCGGCAAAGATCATCGTCTCCTCGTTTGCAGTTGGATTCAAAGAAATGTTCGGCACATCGCATGCTGGCGCAACGATAAGAACGGATAGAGATATCTCCATGAAATTGATAATCTCCCTGGTCGGCATCTTCCTGCTATCCATACTCGTCTTCTTTACATTTGTAACCAAGGCGTTTTCCGTTGCTATCGTCGGGCTGATCATCGTGGTTATCCTCGCTTTCCTCTTCACTACCGTGGCGGCAAGGGCTATTGCCATCGTCGGAACGAACCCCGTTTCCGGTATGACGCTCATCACCCTCATCATCACGAGCCTCATTCTCTCCATGATCATTCCTGAAGGATCCGGAACCAAGGGGATGATCATTGCGCTCATCATGGGCTGTGTCGTCTGCACGGCGCTCTCCATGGCCGGGGGATTCATCACGGATCTAAAGATCGGCTACTGGCTTGGCGCCACACCTCAGAATCAGCAGAGGTGGAAGTTCTTAGGGACTGTAGTCTCTGCCTTATGCGTGAGCCTTGCCATCCTCGTCATCAACAAGGCTTACGGATTTGCCATCATGGAGGGTGGTGCTCTCGTTCCCAATCCGAATGTGCCGGCTCCGCAGGGGAACCTGATGGCAACCATCATCCAGAGCCTGATGGATCCGAACCAGCAGCAGCCCTGGCTGCTTTACGGAATCGGCGCTCTCATCGCCGTGATACTCGAGATGAGCAAAGTGCCTCCCCTTCCCTTCGCCCTCGGAATGTACCTCCCGATCCAGCTCACCACGCCACTTTTCGTCGGTGGATTCCTGGCCTGGCTGGTCGAGACGAGCAGCAAGAAGAAAGATGTCAGCGATGCGAGAAGAGACACGGGTATCCTCATCACATCCGGCTTCATTGCTGGCGGAGCGTTAATGGGAATGCTCGGCGCAGTCCTCAATCTTGACTGGCTAAAGGAGAGGATACTCCAGTACATCAGCATAGGCATGAACTACACATGGCAGACTCGGACCATCGGAGGAGAAACAATGCAAAAACTGGTAGAAGATGTGCCACGTGCCTATTATCAGCACTGGGGTCAGTGGATCGGTCTGATCATGCTCATAGTCATCTGCGTTTTCGTCTATTATTACTCAAAGCACGCTGCCAAAGAATAG
- a CDS encoding PP2C family protein-serine/threonine phosphatase, with the protein MIDIIEKGDGNGYGYQCHVIQLCLDHLTPSQQRALEEDLELASQIQRGLLPKKDFQYSGWEVAYYYEPSGFVSGDYCDLVTSDDEALYFILGDVSGKGVAASMLMVHLHAMFRSLISVGLPLHQLMERASRVFCESTLPTQYATLVCGRAEGSGQVEICNAGHLPPLLIQNGNVSDVKAAGLPVGIFCDQQFSPIKLQLAEGDTILLFSDGLTEVQNSSGTEYGRERLAKLVDKNQALPPEKLVAICLGDLRTFRGQATAKDDLTIMAIRQL; encoded by the coding sequence ATGATTGATATTATTGAAAAAGGAGATGGCAATGGCTATGGATATCAATGTCATGTCATTCAATTGTGCCTGGATCATCTGACGCCCTCTCAGCAGCGTGCTCTCGAGGAAGATTTAGAGCTGGCATCGCAGATCCAAAGGGGACTCCTCCCGAAGAAGGATTTCCAATATAGCGGATGGGAGGTTGCTTACTACTATGAGCCATCTGGTTTTGTCAGTGGCGATTATTGCGATCTGGTGACGTCAGACGATGAAGCTCTCTACTTTATCCTGGGAGATGTTTCGGGGAAAGGTGTTGCAGCGTCAATGCTCATGGTTCATCTGCATGCGATGTTTCGCAGCCTCATTTCTGTGGGCTTACCACTCCATCAGCTGATGGAGCGGGCAAGTCGCGTCTTCTGCGAGAGCACTCTGCCCACACAGTATGCCACTCTCGTATGTGGGAGAGCGGAAGGCTCAGGGCAAGTGGAAATATGCAATGCAGGGCATCTTCCACCCTTATTGATCCAGAATGGAAACGTATCAGATGTGAAAGCAGCAGGCCTTCCAGTAGGTATCTTTTGTGATCAGCAATTCTCTCCTATCAAATTACAGTTAGCCGAGGGAGACACAATTCTCCTTTTCAGTGATGGTCTTACTGAGGTGCAAAACTCAAGCGGCACAGAATACGGAAGAGAGCGTCTTGCCAAACTGGTAGACAAGAATCAAGCATTGCCGCCAGAGAAACTCGTTGCGATCTGCCTTGGGGATCTCAGAACTTTTCGTGGTCAGGCAACAGCGAAAGACGATCTTACCATCATGGCCATCCGCCAGCTCTGA
- a CDS encoding aminopeptidase, with protein MDKLLSAAKKAIMNVLKIKKGEKVLLVTDRQKMPVAEALAFWCKKAGAETTTYLMTETLRPITEPTKLFEEMIKKVTVTMYMLDSRIQEKPFRYFMVRNGSRYGRICMMPGITVDMMERLVNIDFKQMDDLSRKVIRKMTDAKVVHVTNPLGTDIRFSLEGRRWENDNGNISKKGKHGNLPAGECYTAPVEDSFTGRIVMSLIDDKVGWGEMEFKAGKLVRFKGKGIEAVVKNIGSDESGRIVGEFGIGTNRGAKICKNMLEAEKAFGTCHFAIGDSYGLGKNKSKHHYDALVEKVTITSDSRYILQNGKFLI; from the coding sequence ATGGATAAACTTTTGAGTGCCGCGAAGAAGGCGATTATGAATGTTTTGAAAATCAAGAAAGGCGAGAAGGTCCTTCTCGTGACCGATAGGCAGAAGATGCCTGTGGCGGAAGCGCTGGCGTTCTGGTGCAAGAAGGCAGGGGCAGAGACAACGACCTACCTGATGACTGAAACACTGCGGCCAATTACGGAGCCGACGAAGCTGTTCGAGGAGATGATAAAAAAGGTAACCGTCACGATGTACATGCTCGATTCAAGGATCCAGGAGAAACCTTTCCGCTACTTCATGGTCAGGAACGGCTCCAGGTATGGAAGGATCTGTATGATGCCGGGTATCACGGTGGACATGATGGAGCGGCTCGTCAACATTGACTTCAAGCAGATGGACGATCTCTCCAGGAAGGTGATCAGGAAGATGACCGACGCGAAAGTGGTCCATGTGACCAATCCTCTAGGAACCGACATCAGATTCAGCCTGGAAGGAAGAAGGTGGGAAAACGACAACGGAAATATCAGCAAGAAGGGAAAGCATGGCAATCTCCCCGCCGGGGAGTGCTACACTGCCCCAGTCGAGGATTCCTTCACCGGCAGGATAGTCATGAGCCTCATCGATGATAAGGTCGGTTGGGGAGAGATGGAGTTCAAAGCTGGAAAGCTCGTGAGATTCAAGGGGAAAGGAATCGAAGCCGTGGTCAAGAATATCGGGAGCGATGAATCAGGCAGGATAGTCGGAGAGTTTGGCATCGGGACAAACAGGGGAGCGAAGATCTGCAAGAACATGCTCGAGGCTGAGAAGGCCTTCGGGACCTGCCACTTCGCCATCGGCGATTCCTATGGGCTCGGGAAGAACAAGAGCAAGCACCACTACGATGCCCTCGTCGAGAAGGTGACCATCACTTCAGACAGCAGATATATCCTCCAGAACGGCAAATTCCTTATCTAG
- a CDS encoding aromatic amino acid ammonia-lyase, whose protein sequence is MTIILDGTGLTAEKLVRIARHGEKVELHPGALERIRECRRMLEDKIKAREIMYGINTGIGELSEVILTDEQVQQFQRYLIYNHAAGIGEPAPVEYVRGAMASRVNVHAHGKSGCRPEITLTLVEMLNKEVTPVVCQKGSVGACGDLAPMSQIALLLMGEGEAFYQGKRLPGKEAMDRAGILIPGLHARDGLAIINGSNLLTAMSAIHLYDMNRWLKQSEIACAMTLEALYANMKPYDVRLHEVRGFRGAVRSARTIMKCIEGSDLLSGKIKTKVQDAYSMRSSPQVIGAAHDAIAWARSQVEIELNGVGDNPIFLPEHKLTLTGANFQGSPVSIPMDMAGAAITMVCVLSERRLNRLTNPALSQGLPAFLTKGAGMFSGMMLSQYTADMLIVEQRILSAPASIGSISAAADQEDFVSMGMNTAIKNDQILDNAYGILGIEFMAAAQGLDFREFTPGRGVQAARTVIRRYVKHLDEDRPLYPDHDAMKALVKRCEILEEVEKTLGSLD, encoded by the coding sequence ATGACGATCATTCTTGATGGAACCGGACTGACGGCCGAAAAACTGGTCCGCATCGCCCGGCATGGCGAAAAGGTGGAGCTTCATCCTGGCGCGCTGGAACGGATCAGGGAGTGCCGCCGCATGCTGGAAGACAAGATCAAAGCCCGGGAGATCATGTACGGGATCAACACTGGGATTGGTGAGCTGTCGGAGGTGATCCTGACCGATGAGCAGGTGCAGCAGTTTCAGCGATATCTTATTTACAATCATGCAGCGGGGATCGGTGAGCCGGCGCCGGTCGAGTATGTTCGCGGTGCCATGGCGAGCCGGGTCAACGTTCACGCCCATGGAAAATCGGGTTGTCGTCCCGAGATCACTCTAACGCTGGTGGAGATGCTGAACAAGGAAGTCACCCCGGTTGTCTGTCAGAAGGGTTCTGTCGGGGCCTGCGGAGATCTGGCGCCCATGTCGCAGATCGCCCTGCTCCTCATGGGGGAAGGAGAAGCTTTCTATCAAGGGAAGCGCCTGCCAGGAAAGGAAGCAATGGATCGAGCCGGCATTCTCATTCCTGGCCTGCACGCACGCGATGGTCTTGCCATCATCAACGGCTCCAATCTTCTAACCGCTATGAGTGCCATCCATCTTTACGACATGAACCGGTGGCTCAAGCAATCAGAGATTGCCTGTGCGATGACCCTCGAGGCACTCTACGCCAATATGAAGCCTTACGACGTGCGCCTGCACGAGGTGCGCGGCTTCAGGGGAGCGGTGCGAAGCGCCAGAACCATCATGAAGTGCATCGAGGGAAGCGATCTTCTCTCAGGCAAAATCAAGACGAAAGTTCAGGACGCCTATTCAATGCGTTCATCGCCGCAGGTCATTGGCGCCGCTCACGATGCTATCGCCTGGGCCAGGAGCCAGGTAGAGATCGAACTGAACGGCGTTGGCGATAATCCGATCTTCCTGCCCGAGCACAAATTGACCCTCACCGGCGCCAATTTTCAGGGCTCTCCGGTATCTATTCCCATGGATATGGCGGGTGCCGCCATCACCATGGTCTGCGTCCTCTCGGAGCGGCGACTCAACCGCCTGACGAATCCTGCCTTGAGCCAGGGTCTGCCCGCATTCCTGACGAAAGGGGCCGGGATGTTTTCCGGGATGATGCTAAGCCAGTATACGGCGGATATGCTCATCGTGGAACAGAGGATTCTCTCCGCTCCTGCCAGCATCGGCTCAATCTCCGCTGCCGCAGATCAGGAAGATTTCGTTTCGATGGGGATGAACACCGCCATCAAGAACGATCAGATCCTGGATAACGCATACGGCATCCTCGGGATAGAGTTCATGGCAGCGGCGCAGGGTCTCGATTTCCGCGAGTTCACCCCCGGGCGCGGTGTTCAGGCTGCCAGGACCGTCATCCGCAGGTACGTGAAGCATCTTGACGAGGATCGTCCCCTCTATCCTGACCACGACGCGATGAAAGCCCTGGTCAAGCGGTGCGAGATTCTCGAAGAGGTCGAAAAGACTCTCGGCAGCCTGGATTAG